The Microcebus murinus isolate Inina chromosome 9, M.murinus_Inina_mat1.0, whole genome shotgun sequence nucleotide sequence AGAACTACCTAATCCTAATGGGGAAAGAGGGGTGGAAGTAAACAAAGGAAGAGAATCTAAGTTAAAACTTGACACAGGGGAATTTACTCATTTGAGAGAAGCTACCATATTCTCTGGTGGAAGGCAAAGCGCAAgactggagagagaaagaaagagtgagagagagacctGACAGTGGATCAGTGAGTATGACAATAttagggtggggaggaggataAATTAAGCTGAAGAGAGAAGGTAGATCATAAAATGGCCTTGTAATTTAGGAGCCATATTAAGGATTTTGTATTACTCTAGGCAAAATGCTGTGTTTATGTAGGGCTTTAAGCAGGACACATCATGATCATATTTGTGTTTCAGAGAAGATCTGTCTGCCCCCAGAGTGTCCTTTTGACCATTAAGCTAGGCTTACACAAGCAGGAAAGAAATCCTGTAGTTTTGGCTGTGAGGATAGAGAAAAGTATCCAAATACAGTGATGTTTCCGCTTTGGACAACACAGGCCTTCGGACTGATTTGATTTGCTCTGGCGGTACAAGAGAGGCCAGAGGGTGACAGCTGGGCTGAGCCACTTGGGAAGCAGTGGTAGGACATCCTCATTTAGCGCTTGCATAATGAGGAGAGAAGCGGATTGGAGAGAAACAGTGGGTTTATTTTCAGCATGTGCATTTGGGGCATCTGGGCTGCTTTTTACGATTGGGTTCACCGCATAAAATACACTCCATAAgaattatttgatttattattgTACAATCCTAGCTTGAAAAATTCTACCAAACCACTTTACTACTGGAAATTATTAAAGTGGGAACCTCCCCCAGCTACGTATTAAATCCAATGAGGACGTTTGTGAAAACACGTTTGCCCGCGCTTAGGACAAGTTGATTGGCTTTCGCGCATGCTCAATACGTACCACAAGCCCCGAGCTCCCCAGTCCTCGAAGCGCGAAAATGCGGTTTCCCCCTGCTGGTCAGACCTGCATAATGCAGCTCGAGGAGAGAAAATTCTTAGGGGCGTGGTAGCTGATGGGTGACGTAGAAATTCGGCGTCCAGGTAGAGGCGGTTACGTCAGTGGCGCGCGCCGTGGGAAACCTGACAAGCAGCATGGCTGCGGGTTGTTCAGAGGCGCTGCGGCCGAATACGGCCTCTGACGGGTCCCTGGTAGGATCGGCAGGCGTCCTGCCTTGCCTAGAGCTTCCTACCTATGCTGCTGCTTGTGCGCTGGTGAATAGTCGCTACTCCTGCCTGGTGGCCGGGCCACACCGAAGGCACATCGCTCTGTCGCCTCGCTACCTTAATAGGAAACGCACCGGCATCCGAGAGCAACTAGATGCGGAGCTCCTGCGCTATTCCGAGAGGTATAAAggtctttttaactttttcttctccAAGAAGGCAATGACATAACGTGGGTTGCCTCCCCTACTTTGGGGCGCTGGAAGGGGCAGTGGGTGGATGAGATGATGGCGCAGCAGGAAAAGGGTGAATGGTAAAGTTTGCACCGGCCCCCCGGGTTTTTAGTCCTGGATTCTAGAGTCACGATCCGCCCCTCAAAGGCAGTACCGCACTGGTAGAGATATGTACAGGGTCACTGGCATAAGCAGGGAAGAAAACTTAAAGGTGAAGTTCAAGTGTCGGCGGAGAGAGTGGACAATCTCGCGCCAGTACCCTGTTATATGAGGAAGTATAGAACAGGGGTCTGCAGGCGTAGTAGGCCCAGTTGTGCTTGGCATCGAACGTTACATTTGGCCCCTTCCAGATAATGTTTTCTCATTGGTAATGGAAATTTGGTATGCAGTACTTCAGTACACTCTCTTTCATGCTATAGAAAATTGCACATAAAGCATTAGTACAACTGTTTAATCGTACAACATGAAGggcagtttttgttgttttggccCTGGTAATTTCCCCAGATTCTCTTCTCTTGGTCATGATTGGGGATGAGGGAAATAccattagttttgttttattttgaagagtTTATTTATTCGAACTGGTGAGTGTATTGCtcttgggagagaaaaaaaatcttttggtgcttttaaattaagatattcaATAGTGACATGAAAACTCGTAATTCCGGGGTATAGAGAGATGTGCTTTAGTATTATTCGGGACTATTTTGGTTCAAAAGAAGAGCTCTAAAACTAGAGTGGATGGATTCCTTAAAGAGTAATGTTTGCCCTTCATAAATTCCATGAACCTTCAGAAGTTGTAGGAATTTCTTACGTGAGTATCCTTTAGGTACAGTATCCAAAGCTTTCACCACTTTTTCAGTGGAAACAGGACCACCACAAACATCGTAAGAATCAATCATGTCCAGAATATAGTTTCCTCCAAGCACCAACACACGCTTGTTGTGTGTTTATATTATATACCAGGGACTtgagatataaaaacaaaaaaaaaaattgtttcaaggAGCTTTAAGACAGTTAATCCAGTGgtgtgttaaaattcatatatacaggtagattcaataaaatttaatagattaAGATTAAAAGCAGTGATAAAGTTGTACATGGGGACCTATAGGAGTAGAGGAATGATTTTAGCTTTGCCTAGGGGAGTCAGGGAGGTTTTCTCCAACAAGTAGTGGATGTGGTAGTGAAGCCACCAGGTCTTTCTCTTTAGTAGCTATAATTCCTTAAGAACTAGTAAgtagcattttgaaaaatagttgCCCCCTAATCCTGACTCTGAAATCTGTAGACTAAAGTGTCAGAGTCAGGTCTTAATAAATGATGTAGTTGTATTTCTTAACATTTCCATTTACTAGCAACAGTTGCCATTTGGGATTTTTCTCTATTAAGTCATTGGCTTTCATATTCAGGGGCTTCCACTTTAACCCTAATGCTTCCCTTATTATATGCCTGCCATCAAGTACAGAATTTCAGTAATGGTGGATAATACCAAAACTGCCGGTGAGTCAGTCATATTCACagaaatacacaaacattttCCTTGCCAACTCTTATTATTTCCCTTTCTAGCATAACTAGAATTCAAATAGGGAAGGGTCGATTTATTGCTTATGCATAAATTGGGCATTTCATTTCTGAGTACCTGTCTTGAATAATCATTTTTAACTTAGCCAACATCCTGGAACCCTTTTGTGAAATGGAATTGCTAAATTTGTTTCAGACTAATCATATGCTATTGTGTTTTTGACATGGTGATAATATTTAGGAGATATATGCTTTTTGCATACTTCAAATATCTAATCACATTAGCATGATAATGGCctagtttaaaagagaataaaagataccattatcttctttcttttacagTCTTTTAGGTGTCCCCATTGCATATGATAACATCAAGGTTGTGGGTGAACTGGGAGATATTTATGATGATCAAGGACATATTCATCTTAACATTGAAGcagattttgttattttctgccCTGAACCAGGGCAGAAGCTTATGGTATGTATGTcattttttctagctttttttgtGTAATTATATAATCATGTCATTTTGAAAACTTTaagagattatatatattttgaagtaaattgcTATTGtgtgtaaataaaaattactttaaaaggtaaaaatattagTTTCTGTCCCTTCAACCTAGGTAAGTTTTTAAACTTCAGTCTCCTAAAACATATGCATGCACAAAACATATGTCCCATCTATTCTTTGTATTAGTACCACATTGATCTTAAGGGAAAATAAtcagttattgttattttaaaatttctcaattcCACACAAATACCTTTTCTTTATAAAGGATTGAAAGAGTATATAGCATTATGCAAAACAAGAGTCCGAATGGTTATGGAGCCAGGTagataatgaaaatgaatgaacgaGGATAGGGCAGCCAGTCTGTACCTAGGAAATGAAGGCCTTGTGTGGAAGGTCTTCCAGTTTTTCAGAACCTGATGCAGAAATTGCTATGAAATCTACTGAAACATATCCCTTTATCCTCTTTACTTGCCCTTCTCTTCCCCTGGCAGtgttgtgtatgtgtacatattatcttcatatgcatatgtatattcaTGCGTGtgtatatggtttttttttctctaggtaataaagaaaaactttaataCATAAGAATCTAAAAACTTAATCTAATAGATAAGAATTTTTGATTAACCCTTAATACTGTTAATAAGAACGTAGATTATATTTCACTGTGACAAAATCAACAAGGCacttctaagttttttttttcaatactaAACTAATGGAAATAGTATCTTTTACCTGCCAAACTGGGAACTGTAATCCAAACTATTAAAGTTGGCAGTAGATTTGTACTCTAGAATTGCTAAACTTAACTTCCATCTGCTTTGTGTAAATTATTATTGCAAATATAAACATGTAgctggaaataacattcattttcactgaaggacatttggattatttccagtccagggctattataaataaatctgttgcaaacatacatttttatttcttttaagtgaaTAACTAGCAGTGGAAGTGCTAGGTCTCAGggtacatgtgtgtgtttaactttatGATAAACTATTGTCAGACTAATTTTCCATTCAACTCTTCCAGCTTCTGTGAATCCTTGCCAAAGTTTGGTATTGttagtcttttaattttactGGTGGTCATACAGTGGTAtctcatgattttaatttatatatctcTCATGAGCAGTTTTTTATGTGTTTCAATGAGAAGGGTCTGCtcaagtactttgcccatttttaagtgtatttttattattgaattttagttCCTTTTAGTATTGGTACAAATCCTTTTCAGATAAATGTATTGTGAATAGTGTCTCCCAGTCTGTGACTGGTCTATTAACTTTTAATGGTATCATTTGATGACCaagtacttttaattttgatgaattccaatttatcattttatacttttatggcTGTTGCTTTGTATatcctatcagagaaatttatcTATACCCAGGTGGTAGAGATTTTCTTCTGTAAACTTCAAGAAGCTCTTAGTTTTAGCTTTtccatttaggtctgtgatcattcttaaataattttttgcatgTAGTTGCCTTTTGCATCGCAAGTAGGCCTTGAGATTCATTTGCATCTCTGTGTagttatccagttgttccagaCTCATATATTCAAAAgacttttctttcattgatttttttaattgatagacTCCATTTTTATGGCAGttttaagtttacagaaaaattcagtTAGAGGGTTCAGATTTCCCATGTATACCCCTCCAAACACACAATTTCCCCTATTACTGACATCATCTTGTGTTAGTATGGTGcatgttttacagtttttgagCCAATatcaatacattgttattaaagTCAATAGTTTACATTATAGTTTAgtctttgtgttgtacattctacAAGTTTTGACAGATGTATAGTAGCATGTGTCCACCATTGTAGTATACTACAGAGTAGTTTTACCCTCCTGAAGATCCCCTGCGCTCCACctattcatttctctcttcttatctCCCTGCTAATTCCTGGCaaccactgcttttttttttttttttttttttttttttaactatttccaTGGTTTtggcttttccagaatgtcatatagttggattTGTACAGTAGGTATCcttttcaaattggcttctttTGCTGAGCAGTTTTCATTTAAGATTCCTTTGTGTCTATTTATGGCTTGAAAacgtatttatttttattgctgaataatattccattttacggatgtaccacagtttatccaggggtctcaaactttttaaacagtgggccagttcactgtccctcagaccgttggagggccggactatagtttagaaaaaactatgaacaaattcctgtgcacactgcacatatcttattttgaagtaaaaaaaacagtcaaaaacacccgcatgtggcctgcgggccgtagtttgaggacgcctgatttagaCCTTCCAGAAACTACTGATGGGGACACCAGACTCCTGATCATGACAGGTGATGAAGTTTTATTCTGTCATGTGTGTAAAGGATTGCTGATATTAAACAGCACTGTTTATATGTCAATGTTAGAAGCGTATGATTCAGAAAATGTGAATTTCTTGTTTAATGTTTCATGGTCTTCAGTTTTATACCTTGTATATGTTGATCTAGAggtgaaaaataagttttgtggaaagttttatttttaagtttaaaatcatATAGCACATaacttctttttttagttttaaagcttttaataatgtttttgtgttttagcCAAAATAGGCATGTTCAAGATTTACCTATAAAGGGTAAGCTGTCTTCTAATAGGACTACTTACATCGTGCTAAATTGAATCATTAAAGAATGCATTTTTAAGCTTTGAAATCCAGTCTGTTTACAGAAATGTTATGTGGATCCCAGTTATAAAAAGCATATGATTCCTGCTTTGAGATCTTTTCACATGTAGGTTAtatcagagtatttttttttgcttgctttcaGTGTGGTTAAACAGCAATAATCTATTCCCCAAGGAATCCTACAATGAGGAAAAGTTTTCTTGGGGAAGGGGTAGTGATTAGTAGTTTATGCAATTAGACAGTTGATGTGCAATTACTCATTTAATAAAGTTTGAGCTTTCTAAAAACTCAGTAGTGTTCTAAAGGTATGTTTTGGTGTGACATGTGGTACGTTTTAATCGAGGTAAACTTTTTCCATATTAAATTGTATCATTAATTGATGTTTTCTCTTTGAAGATCCATTTGAAGTTTATAAAGTTTAGTTCACCTTTTAACTCTACAAGTCTTTTCTTAATGTTatactcttctttcttcttcccaggGTACAGTTAATAAAGTGTCTTCTAGCCACATTGGCTGTTTAGTGCACGGGTGTTTTAATGCTTCCATTCCTAAACCTGAGCTGTTGTCTGCTGAGCAGTGGCAAACCCTGCAGATAAACTTGGGTGATGAACTAGAGTTTGAAGTATTTCGTTTAGACTCAGATGCTGCTGGAGTATTCTGCATTCGGGGAAAACTAAATATCAACAGGTTAGTTCATGATCATATAATTATCATTGAATACTTCATTGTTTCTACTTAATTCCGAATTTAGAGAATATAaactgctcttttaaaaaaatctattcatagCAATATTCATGCCTCCAAGTCataaaatcaatattaataataatcttaatCTATAACAATGCatcaaatatatattctaaagCTATATGTCTAGCTAGCTGgtctgtattttaataattcaatgtttctgagtattttctagtttgttgttaatttttttaattaaaagcctcTCTCTGAACTTGAAATTACTGAAAGCACAATTATATTGCTATTAGCctgcatttattatttaaaacaaaaaacaaagttttgagTATCTTTATCTGTGCCAGgtagatattttaatttctatattattcTATATTAAAATTCTTGTAAGAATCACTCTGATTTTGAGCTTGTTTCCTTGGGAGCCAAGTTTGGGTAGATGGTAATTCTTTGAATACTGCCCATAttagaaattttcttctagattttgcCTTAAAGTAACAAGGTTATGGGTTAACATTCTAGAACAGTTGtcaaatagaactttctgtgatgatacTAATGTAGAAATATACCATATGTGCATAGTTACAGTAGCCTCaccattgagcacttgaaatgtgactagtgtgactgaggatctaagatttgaaaattatatcattgacattacttaaatttaaatagttacaTGTGCCTACTCATAGTATATAAGACCATACAGTTCTGGAGAGAGAGCTACTTCatcaattcttatttttattttagtggtataaaaataattcacaactTTAAAGTAACACTGCCTCAGTATAGGTTAAGTAAAACAATGGACTACTATTTGAAGCAGGATTTAAATAGCAGACAGGAAACTCCATTACTTTGATACATACCAGAAgcatattttctctctctaaagTGTTAGTGGTTTGGCTAAGAAGCCTGGGTGTCATGATGTTTAATGTTCAGTGACCAAATTTTCCtgaaccaaaccaaaccaaaatttaGAAGACATGTTTTGACAAGATTTGTATGCCATTTTTATGTGCAAAAACAGTCTGGGAGAAGTACTTTATAACCAAAGGATTTAAcatttaatgttaaatttaacATTGTTGAATTTAATATTCAATAGCCTGTAGATATTTCAGTTGTCTGAAGGATAAcaatagaatatttgaaatttatgcCATAGTTACATGTCTTGTACTGCTGTCATTATTTAGAGAATCTTAGCACATTGGGATATTCTTGATCTAATTTTGTTGTTTGTCTTTATTGCTCTGTTAATTCCTTTAAACTTTAATTTACAGTTTACAATTTAAGAGCTCAGAAGTTTCTGAAGAAGTAGCAGAAACCGGCACTGAAGAAGTTGTTGAAAAGcctccaaagaagaaaaagaaaaagaagaaagacccAGAGACATATGAAGTGGACAGTGTTACCATAAAGCAAGCAAATTTTGCAGATGACACCCCAAAGGAAGAATTAGACCTGCAGATTACTAATAATGTCAATGGCCTCTGTGAGGAAGagccaaagaagaagaagaagaagaagaaaaagcaccaGGAAGATCAGGACCAGGACCCTGTTTTTCAATGCAGTGACTCCAGTGGTTACCAAAGtgaccataaaaagaaaaaaaagaaaagaaaacacaatgagGAGGCTGAATTTAcctcaccaaaaaagaaaagggaaaagtaattttctttagTGTATTGTAAATAtggttcagtttttaaaagattgatttaCACATAATGGATGAGTAAATGTTTTGAATAATATGAAATGCTTATGCATACCGGTATTTTACAA carries:
- the POLR1F gene encoding DNA-directed RNA polymerase I subunit RPA43, which encodes MAAGCSEALRPNTASDGSLVGSAGVLPCLELPTYAAACALVNSRYSCLVAGPHRRHIALSPRYLNRKRTGIREQLDAELLRYSESLLGVPIAYDNIKVVGELGDIYDDQGHIHLNIEADFVIFCPEPGQKLMGTVNKVSSSHIGCLVHGCFNASIPKPELLSAEQWQTLQINLGDELEFEVFRLDSDAAGVFCIRGKLNINSLQFKSSEVSEEVAETGTEEVVEKPPKKKKKKKKDPETYEVDSVTIKQANFADDTPKEELDLQITNNVNGLCEEEPKKKKKKKKKHQEDQDQDPVFQCSDSSGYQSDHKKKKKKRKHNEEAEFTSPKKKREK